A stretch of Mesoplodon densirostris isolate mMesDen1 chromosome 7, mMesDen1 primary haplotype, whole genome shotgun sequence DNA encodes these proteins:
- the FOXRED1 gene encoding FAD-dependent oxidoreductase domain-containing protein 1 isoform X3: protein MLRRALPLGLGTGLLGRGLGTHREGSTLDWHGKVSEIKKKIQSILPGGAWSPLYDTSHLPPERSDVVIVGGGVLGLSVAYWLKRLEKQQGAIRVLVVERDHTYSQASTALSVGGMRQQFSLPENIQLSLFSVEFLRNINEYLAVVDDPPLDLQFNPSGYLFLASEEGATIMENNVKVQRQEGAKVCLMSPEQLQKKFPWINTEGVALASYGLENEGWFDPWCLLQGLRRKVQSMGVLFCHGEVTRFVSSSNHMETASGEKVTLKRIHEVHVKVDRSQEYQPVECAIVVNAAGAWSGRIAELAGIGKGPSGTLQGTKLPVEPRKRYVYLWHCPQGPGLEAPLVADPSGAYFRREGLGNNYLGGCSPAEEEEPDPGNLEVDHDFFQEKVWPPLARRVPAFETLKVRSAWAGYYDYNTFDQNGVVGPHPLVVNMYFATGFSGHGLQQAPAVGRAVAEVMLEGRFQTINLSPFLFSRFYLGEKAQEHCII from the exons ATGCTTCGGAGGGCGCTGCCGCTCGGCTTGGGCACGGGCCTCTTGGGCCGGGGGCTAGGCACACACAGAGAAGGCTCTACTCTGG ACTGGCATGGAAAGGTGTCGGAGATTAAGAAGAAGATCCAGTCCATCCTTCCTGGAGGGGCGTGGAGTCCACTGTATGACACCAGCCACCTGCCCCCCGAACGCTCTGATGTGGTGATCGTTGGCGGTGGGGTGCTTGGCCTGTCCGTAGCCTATTGGCTGAAGAGGTTGGAGAAGCAGCAAGGTGCCATTCGGGTGCTGGTGGTGGAGCGGGACCACACG TACTCCCAGGCCTCCACCGCACTTTCTGTGGGTGGGATGCGCCAGCAGTTCTCGCTGCCTGAGAACATCCAGCTCTCCCTCTTTTCGGTCGAATTTCTCCGGAACATCAAT GAGTACCTGGCCGTGGTCGATGACCCTCCCCTGGACCTCCAGTTCAACCCCTCTGGTTACCTCTTTCTGGCTTCAGAGGAGGGGGCTACGATCATGGAAAACAACGTGAAAGTGCAGAG GCAGGAAGGAGCCAAAGTTTGTCTGATGTCTCCAGAGCAGCTTCAGAAGAAGTTTCCCTGGATAAACACGGAGGGAGTGGCTTTGGCATCTTATG GGTTGGAGAACGAAGGTTGGTTTGACCCCTGGTGTCTGCTCCAGGGGCTTCGGCGAAAGGTCCAGTCCATGGGGGTCCTTTTCTGCCACGGAGAGGTGACAC GTTTCGTCTCTTCATCTAACCACATGGAGACCGCCAGTGGGGAGAAGGTGACTTTGAAAAGGATCCATGAAGTCCAT GTGAAGGTGGACCGCAGCCAGGAGTACCAGCCCGTGGAATGCGCCATAGTGGTCAATGCAGCGGGGGCCTGGTCTGGGCGAATCGCAGAGCTGGCTGGCATTGGGAAGGGGCCGTCTGGTACTCTTCAGGGCACCAAGCTGCCTGTGGAGCCGAGGAAaag GTATGTGTACTTGTGGCACTGCCCCCAGGGACCAGGCCTGGAGGCTCCGCTTGTTGCAGACCCCAGCGGAGCCTATTTCCGCCGGGAAGGATTAGGCAACAACTACCTGGGCGGCTGTAGCCCCGCTGAG gAGGAGGAACCAGACCCAGGGAACCTGGAAGTGGACCATGATTTCTTCCAGGAGAAGGTGTGGCCCCCTCTGGCCCGGAGGGTACCAGCTTTTGAGACTCTAAAG GTTCGGAGCGCTTGGGCTGGCTACTACGACTACAACACCTTTGACCAGAATGGCGTGGTGGGCCCTCACCCCCTCGTCGTCAACATGTACTTTGCGACGGGCTTCAGTGGCCACGGGCTCCAGCAGGCCCCCGCCGTGGGCCGGGCTGTGGCAGAGGTGATGCTGGAGGGCCGCTTCCAGACCATCAACCTGAGCCCCTTCCTCTTCAGCCGCTTTTACTTGGGAGAGAAGGCCCAAGAGCACTGTATCATCTGA
- the FOXRED1 gene encoding FAD-dependent oxidoreductase domain-containing protein 1 isoform X2 yields the protein MLRRALPLGLGTGLLGRGLGTHREGSTLGKAEGSGGYRGSGVFPISTHVTFRTRGPGPRWEDSGSLGAGDWHGKVSEIKKKIQSILPGGAWSPLYDTSHLPPERSDVVIVGGGVLGLSVAYWLKRLEKQQGAIRVLVVERDHTYSQASTALSVGGMRQQFSLPENIQLSLFSVEFLRNINEYLAVVDDPPLDLQFNPSGYLFLASEEGATIMENNVKVQRQEGAKVCLMSPEQLQKKFPWINTEGVALASYGLENEGWFDPWCLLQGLRRKVQSMGVLFCHGEVTRFVSSSNHMETASGEKVTLKRIHEVHVKVDRSQEYQPVECAIVVNAAGAWSGRIAELAGIGKGPSGTLQGTKLPVEPRKRYVYLWHCPQGPGLEAPLVADPSGAYFRREGLGNNYLGGCSPAEEEEPDPGNLEVDHDFFQEKVWPPLARRVPAFETLKPLLLGREGPRALYHLSLGALRRAPTLAHVHTASLLDCSPAPRQGLLLPPLVQAILPPYGWAGGPTIA from the exons ATGCTTCGGAGGGCGCTGCCGCTCGGCTTGGGCACGGGCCTCTTGGGCCGGGGGCTAGGCACACACAGAGAAGGCTCTACTCTGGGTAAAGCTGAGGGCAGCGGAGGGTATCGTGGTTCTGGAGTGTTCCCAATCTCCACCCATGTGACTTTCAGGACTCGAGGTCCCGGTCCGCGTTGGGAAGACAGTGGGTCGCTGGGAGCAGGAG ACTGGCATGGAAAGGTGTCGGAGATTAAGAAGAAGATCCAGTCCATCCTTCCTGGAGGGGCGTGGAGTCCACTGTATGACACCAGCCACCTGCCCCCCGAACGCTCTGATGTGGTGATCGTTGGCGGTGGGGTGCTTGGCCTGTCCGTAGCCTATTGGCTGAAGAGGTTGGAGAAGCAGCAAGGTGCCATTCGGGTGCTGGTGGTGGAGCGGGACCACACG TACTCCCAGGCCTCCACCGCACTTTCTGTGGGTGGGATGCGCCAGCAGTTCTCGCTGCCTGAGAACATCCAGCTCTCCCTCTTTTCGGTCGAATTTCTCCGGAACATCAAT GAGTACCTGGCCGTGGTCGATGACCCTCCCCTGGACCTCCAGTTCAACCCCTCTGGTTACCTCTTTCTGGCTTCAGAGGAGGGGGCTACGATCATGGAAAACAACGTGAAAGTGCAGAG GCAGGAAGGAGCCAAAGTTTGTCTGATGTCTCCAGAGCAGCTTCAGAAGAAGTTTCCCTGGATAAACACGGAGGGAGTGGCTTTGGCATCTTATG GGTTGGAGAACGAAGGTTGGTTTGACCCCTGGTGTCTGCTCCAGGGGCTTCGGCGAAAGGTCCAGTCCATGGGGGTCCTTTTCTGCCACGGAGAGGTGACAC GTTTCGTCTCTTCATCTAACCACATGGAGACCGCCAGTGGGGAGAAGGTGACTTTGAAAAGGATCCATGAAGTCCAT GTGAAGGTGGACCGCAGCCAGGAGTACCAGCCCGTGGAATGCGCCATAGTGGTCAATGCAGCGGGGGCCTGGTCTGGGCGAATCGCAGAGCTGGCTGGCATTGGGAAGGGGCCGTCTGGTACTCTTCAGGGCACCAAGCTGCCTGTGGAGCCGAGGAAaag GTATGTGTACTTGTGGCACTGCCCCCAGGGACCAGGCCTGGAGGCTCCGCTTGTTGCAGACCCCAGCGGAGCCTATTTCCGCCGGGAAGGATTAGGCAACAACTACCTGGGCGGCTGTAGCCCCGCTGAG gAGGAGGAACCAGACCCAGGGAACCTGGAAGTGGACCATGATTTCTTCCAGGAGAAGGTGTGGCCCCCTCTGGCCCGGAGGGTACCAGCTTTTGAGACTCTAAAG CCGCTTTTACTTGGGAGAGAAGGCCCAAGAGCACTGTATCATCTGAGCCTGGGAGCTCTTCGCCGGGCCCCGACCCTGGCCCACGTTCACACCGCCTCACTGCTTGATTGCTCCCCAGCACCACGCCAGggtctcctcctcccccctctcgTCCAGGCCATCCTGCCCCCATATGGCTGGGCAGGCGGGCCGACCATTGCCTAA
- the FOXRED1 gene encoding FAD-dependent oxidoreductase domain-containing protein 1 isoform X1 — protein MLRRALPLGLGTGLLGRGLGTHREGSTLGKAEGSGGYRGSGVFPISTHVTFRTRGPGPRWEDSGSLGAGDWHGKVSEIKKKIQSILPGGAWSPLYDTSHLPPERSDVVIVGGGVLGLSVAYWLKRLEKQQGAIRVLVVERDHTYSQASTALSVGGMRQQFSLPENIQLSLFSVEFLRNINEYLAVVDDPPLDLQFNPSGYLFLASEEGATIMENNVKVQRQEGAKVCLMSPEQLQKKFPWINTEGVALASYGLENEGWFDPWCLLQGLRRKVQSMGVLFCHGEVTRFVSSSNHMETASGEKVTLKRIHEVHVKVDRSQEYQPVECAIVVNAAGAWSGRIAELAGIGKGPSGTLQGTKLPVEPRKRYVYLWHCPQGPGLEAPLVADPSGAYFRREGLGNNYLGGCSPAEEEEPDPGNLEVDHDFFQEKVWPPLARRVPAFETLKVRSAWAGYYDYNTFDQNGVVGPHPLVVNMYFATGFSGHGLQQAPAVGRAVAEVMLEGRFQTINLSPFLFSRFYLGEKAQEHCII, from the exons ATGCTTCGGAGGGCGCTGCCGCTCGGCTTGGGCACGGGCCTCTTGGGCCGGGGGCTAGGCACACACAGAGAAGGCTCTACTCTGGGTAAAGCTGAGGGCAGCGGAGGGTATCGTGGTTCTGGAGTGTTCCCAATCTCCACCCATGTGACTTTCAGGACTCGAGGTCCCGGTCCGCGTTGGGAAGACAGTGGGTCGCTGGGAGCAGGAG ACTGGCATGGAAAGGTGTCGGAGATTAAGAAGAAGATCCAGTCCATCCTTCCTGGAGGGGCGTGGAGTCCACTGTATGACACCAGCCACCTGCCCCCCGAACGCTCTGATGTGGTGATCGTTGGCGGTGGGGTGCTTGGCCTGTCCGTAGCCTATTGGCTGAAGAGGTTGGAGAAGCAGCAAGGTGCCATTCGGGTGCTGGTGGTGGAGCGGGACCACACG TACTCCCAGGCCTCCACCGCACTTTCTGTGGGTGGGATGCGCCAGCAGTTCTCGCTGCCTGAGAACATCCAGCTCTCCCTCTTTTCGGTCGAATTTCTCCGGAACATCAAT GAGTACCTGGCCGTGGTCGATGACCCTCCCCTGGACCTCCAGTTCAACCCCTCTGGTTACCTCTTTCTGGCTTCAGAGGAGGGGGCTACGATCATGGAAAACAACGTGAAAGTGCAGAG GCAGGAAGGAGCCAAAGTTTGTCTGATGTCTCCAGAGCAGCTTCAGAAGAAGTTTCCCTGGATAAACACGGAGGGAGTGGCTTTGGCATCTTATG GGTTGGAGAACGAAGGTTGGTTTGACCCCTGGTGTCTGCTCCAGGGGCTTCGGCGAAAGGTCCAGTCCATGGGGGTCCTTTTCTGCCACGGAGAGGTGACAC GTTTCGTCTCTTCATCTAACCACATGGAGACCGCCAGTGGGGAGAAGGTGACTTTGAAAAGGATCCATGAAGTCCAT GTGAAGGTGGACCGCAGCCAGGAGTACCAGCCCGTGGAATGCGCCATAGTGGTCAATGCAGCGGGGGCCTGGTCTGGGCGAATCGCAGAGCTGGCTGGCATTGGGAAGGGGCCGTCTGGTACTCTTCAGGGCACCAAGCTGCCTGTGGAGCCGAGGAAaag GTATGTGTACTTGTGGCACTGCCCCCAGGGACCAGGCCTGGAGGCTCCGCTTGTTGCAGACCCCAGCGGAGCCTATTTCCGCCGGGAAGGATTAGGCAACAACTACCTGGGCGGCTGTAGCCCCGCTGAG gAGGAGGAACCAGACCCAGGGAACCTGGAAGTGGACCATGATTTCTTCCAGGAGAAGGTGTGGCCCCCTCTGGCCCGGAGGGTACCAGCTTTTGAGACTCTAAAG GTTCGGAGCGCTTGGGCTGGCTACTACGACTACAACACCTTTGACCAGAATGGCGTGGTGGGCCCTCACCCCCTCGTCGTCAACATGTACTTTGCGACGGGCTTCAGTGGCCACGGGCTCCAGCAGGCCCCCGCCGTGGGCCGGGCTGTGGCAGAGGTGATGCTGGAGGGCCGCTTCCAGACCATCAACCTGAGCCCCTTCCTCTTCAGCCGCTTTTACTTGGGAGAGAAGGCCCAAGAGCACTGTATCATCTGA
- the FOXRED1 gene encoding FAD-dependent oxidoreductase domain-containing protein 1 isoform X4, whose amino-acid sequence MRQQFSLPENIQLSLFSVEFLRNINEYLAVVDDPPLDLQFNPSGYLFLASEEGATIMENNVKVQRQEGAKVCLMSPEQLQKKFPWINTEGVALASYGLENEGWFDPWCLLQGLRRKVQSMGVLFCHGEVTRFVSSSNHMETASGEKVTLKRIHEVHVKVDRSQEYQPVECAIVVNAAGAWSGRIAELAGIGKGPSGTLQGTKLPVEPRKRYVYLWHCPQGPGLEAPLVADPSGAYFRREGLGNNYLGGCSPAEEEEPDPGNLEVDHDFFQEKVWPPLARRVPAFETLKVRSAWAGYYDYNTFDQNGVVGPHPLVVNMYFATGFSGHGLQQAPAVGRAVAEVMLEGRFQTINLSPFLFSRFYLGEKAQEHCII is encoded by the exons ATGCGCCAGCAGTTCTCGCTGCCTGAGAACATCCAGCTCTCCCTCTTTTCGGTCGAATTTCTCCGGAACATCAAT GAGTACCTGGCCGTGGTCGATGACCCTCCCCTGGACCTCCAGTTCAACCCCTCTGGTTACCTCTTTCTGGCTTCAGAGGAGGGGGCTACGATCATGGAAAACAACGTGAAAGTGCAGAG GCAGGAAGGAGCCAAAGTTTGTCTGATGTCTCCAGAGCAGCTTCAGAAGAAGTTTCCCTGGATAAACACGGAGGGAGTGGCTTTGGCATCTTATG GGTTGGAGAACGAAGGTTGGTTTGACCCCTGGTGTCTGCTCCAGGGGCTTCGGCGAAAGGTCCAGTCCATGGGGGTCCTTTTCTGCCACGGAGAGGTGACAC GTTTCGTCTCTTCATCTAACCACATGGAGACCGCCAGTGGGGAGAAGGTGACTTTGAAAAGGATCCATGAAGTCCAT GTGAAGGTGGACCGCAGCCAGGAGTACCAGCCCGTGGAATGCGCCATAGTGGTCAATGCAGCGGGGGCCTGGTCTGGGCGAATCGCAGAGCTGGCTGGCATTGGGAAGGGGCCGTCTGGTACTCTTCAGGGCACCAAGCTGCCTGTGGAGCCGAGGAAaag GTATGTGTACTTGTGGCACTGCCCCCAGGGACCAGGCCTGGAGGCTCCGCTTGTTGCAGACCCCAGCGGAGCCTATTTCCGCCGGGAAGGATTAGGCAACAACTACCTGGGCGGCTGTAGCCCCGCTGAG gAGGAGGAACCAGACCCAGGGAACCTGGAAGTGGACCATGATTTCTTCCAGGAGAAGGTGTGGCCCCCTCTGGCCCGGAGGGTACCAGCTTTTGAGACTCTAAAG GTTCGGAGCGCTTGGGCTGGCTACTACGACTACAACACCTTTGACCAGAATGGCGTGGTGGGCCCTCACCCCCTCGTCGTCAACATGTACTTTGCGACGGGCTTCAGTGGCCACGGGCTCCAGCAGGCCCCCGCCGTGGGCCGGGCTGTGGCAGAGGTGATGCTGGAGGGCCGCTTCCAGACCATCAACCTGAGCCCCTTCCTCTTCAGCCGCTTTTACTTGGGAGAGAAGGCCCAAGAGCACTGTATCATCTGA